The genomic segment CGCCCTCGAAATGGCTCTGGATTTAAAGGAGCGGTTCGGCGGAAAGGTTGTCGTCTGCACGATGGGCCCGCAGGCCGCCGCCACGGTCCTTCGTCATTCGCTTTACATGGGCGCGGACGAGGCCATCCTTCTTACCGACCGTAAATTCGCCGGGGCGGATACCCTCGCGACCAGCTACGCCCTCTCCCTCGCCGCGAAAAAGCTGGGGAACGTCGACCTCGTCCTCTGCGGAAGGCAGGCGATTGACGGCGACACGGCGCAGGTGGGCCCGCAGGTGGCGGAAAAGCTGGGGATTCCCCAGCTCACCTACGTCGAGGCGGTGATTTTTGCGGAAAAAACGAAAATTACCGCCAGAAGCCTCATCGACGGCGGCTACGAGATCGCCGAGTGCCCCCTTCCCGCCCTCTTCACCGTCGTCTCTTCCGCCAACACCCCGAGACCCGCCGGAGCCAGAAGGCTGATGCAGTACAAGAAGGCGGTCACGCGGACCGAGCTTCTCGCCAGCCACGCGGGCGCAACCTACGAGGACGCCGGGGCTCTCGCCGCCGAGGAGAAGCGCCTGCGGTCGAGGGGCCTCTGGATTCACGAGTGGAGCGCCGCCGACGTGGGCGCGGACGAGGGAAGAATCGGCTTCGCCGGTTCGCCGACGAAGGTCAAGAACGTCGCCAGCGTCGTCATCGCCGGGGCCGACTACAAGGACATCCTGCCGACCAGGGAGGGCATCGCCTCCCTCGTGCAGGAGCTCAACGCGGACCACGTCTTCGTGTAAAAAGGCTTAAACAAAGAGCCCTCGCTAGCAAGATTGCGCAGGCTCTTCCTGAACGGAAATTTCTCAATGAGCGACAAGAAGATCGGAAACGTCTGGATATTCATCGAGCAGGACGCGGGCAAGATAGCCGAGGTCAGCCTCGAACTGCTCTCGAAGGGAACCGAGCTGGCGCAGCGTCTCGGCGTAAAGACCGAAGCCGTCCTCCTCGGGAAACATGTCTCGGCGCTCGCCAAAACCCTGCACGAGCACGGCGCGGACAACGTCTTTCTGGCCGAGGACCCCAGGCTTGAGCCCTACTCCGCCCTTCCCTACACGAAGGTGGTCTGTGAGCTCATCCGCGCGCACAACCCCAACATCCTCATGTTCGGCGCAACCAACATGGGAAGGTCTCTGGCTCCCCGCGTAGCCTCCACGGTGCTGGGCGGCCTCACCGCCGACTGCACCGCCCTCGAAATAGACGATTTCGAGGACAGGGCCAATTCGCGGGTGATGAAGGACCGTCTCATGCAGATCCGCCCGGCTTTCGGCGGCAACATCATCGCCACCATCGCCAATTCCTGGGGCGATCCGCAGATGGTCACCGTGCGCGAAGGCGTGATGCAACTAAAAGAGCCCAAACCCGGCAGGACAGGCAAGGTCACTCCCGTAAAGGTGGAGCTTACCGACGCCGAGACGGTGGTTAACATCATCGAGAGGGTCAAGTCCGAGTCGAAGGTCAACCTCAAGAGCGCGAGGATCATCGTAGCGGGGGGTTACGGCGCGGGCAGCAAGGAGAATTTCGGCCTGATCCACAAGCTCGCCGAGGCGATCGGCGGCGAGGTGGGCGCCTCGCGCGCCGCCGTGGACGCGGGGTGGATAGACCACGAGCATCAGGTCGGCCAGACCGGCGTGACCGTCCGTCCGAAGCTCTACATCGCCTGCGGCATCAGCGGCTCGATACAGCACCGCGCCGGAATGAGCTCCAGCGCCAAGATAATAGCGATAAACACCGACGCCTCGGCCCCCATCTTCTCCATCGCCCATTACGGCATCGTCGGAGACCTCAAGGAGGTCATCCCGATGCTGATAAACGCGATCAAGGGCAAGGATCAGTAGGCCGGGAAGCAGCGTTGAAATACAACTCCTCTTGGGAGAAACACCAAAATGGCTGAAAACTTTTTTCTGGACAATAAAGACCTCAGATTTCACCTACGGAACGTAGACCTCGAAGAGGTGGTCCGTTTCCG from the bacterium genome contains:
- a CDS encoding electron transfer flavoprotein beta subunit/FixA family protein; this encodes MSLTSLVFIKQVPDTKNITGEAMKPDGTVNRGALAAIFNPEDLNALEMALDLKERFGGKVVVCTMGPQAAATVLRHSLYMGADEAILLTDRKFAGADTLATSYALSLAAKKLGNVDLVLCGRQAIDGDTAQVGPQVAEKLGIPQLTYVEAVIFAEKTKITARSLIDGGYEIAECPLPALFTVVSSANTPRPAGARRLMQYKKAVTRTELLASHAGATYEDAGALAAEEKRLRSRGLWIHEWSAADVGADEGRIGFAGSPTKVKNVASVVIAGADYKDILPTREGIASLVQELNADHVFV
- a CDS encoding electron transfer flavoprotein subunit alpha/FixB family protein, giving the protein MGNVWIFIEQDAGKIAEVSLELLSKGTELAQRLGVKTEAVLLGKHVSALAKTLHEHGADNVFLAEDPRLEPYSALPYTKVVCELIRAHNPNILMFGATNMGRSLAPRVASTVLGGLTADCTALEIDDFEDRANSRVMKDRLMQIRPAFGGNIIATIANSWGDPQMVTVREGVMQLKEPKPGRTGKVTPVKVELTDAETVVNIIERVKSESKVNLKSARIIVAGGYGAGSKENFGLIHKLAEAIGGEVGASRAAVDAGWIDHEHQVGQTGVTVRPKLYIACGISGSIQHRAGMSSSAKIIAINTDASAPIFSIAHYGIVGDLKEVIPMLINAIKGKDQ